A window of the Lolium perenne isolate Kyuss_39 chromosome 7, Kyuss_2.0, whole genome shotgun sequence genome harbors these coding sequences:
- the LOC127316573 gene encoding uncharacterized protein isoform X3, with amino-acid sequence MGISAMQRSRRASPVLSGDWPRRCLWGLPCTSAPVPAAARLPWPLESTIRSAASAPCGPAPPPPSYESPLTPPSGERPICRSQFWLYSCRESKRLLVKSCNQIMLMAKTVVRWMMPYLHLRLDLVSVKECIKQFLVRLPICQFIVPRNLNLLAIPPSVSQEKRRAAVNTTV; translated from the exons ATGGGGATCTCGGCGATGCAGCGATCGCGCCGGGCCTCGCCGGTGCTCTCCGGGGATTGGCCTCGCCGCTGTCTTTGGGGACTTCCCTGCACCTCTGCCCCCGTGCCCGCTGCCGCCCGCCTACCCTGGCCGCTGGAGAGCACGATCCGGTCCGCGGCCTCTGCCCCCTGCGGCCCTGCCCCGCCGCCTCCTTCTTATGAATCGCCGCTGACGCCTCCTTCCGGCGAGAGGCCGATCTGCCGCTCCCAG TTTTGGTTGTACAGTTGTCGCGAGAGCAAGAGATTGCTCGTGAAGTCCTGTAATCAGATAATGCTGATGGCGAAGACGGTGGTGAGATGGATGATGCCTTATCTGCACCTGCGCCTG GATCTTGTATCTGTGAAGGAATGCATAAAGCAGTTCTTGGTCAGGCTGCCGATCTGCCAATTCATCGTGCCGAGGAACCTGAATCTCCTAGCCATACCTCCGTCAGTCTCACAGGAAAAGAGAAGAGCAGCCGTAAACACGACCGTGTAG
- the LOC127316573 gene encoding uncharacterized protein isoform X2: protein MGISAMQRSRRASPVLSGDWPRRCLWGLPCTSAPVPAAARLPWPLESTIRSAASAPCGPAPPPPSYESPLTPPSGERPICRSQFWLYSCRESKRLLVKSCNQIMLMAKTVVRWMMPYLHLRLLISISISWICFLWLEHSRGMHKAVLGQAADLPIHRAEEPESPSHTSVSLTGKEKSSRKHDRVDWTREEQPQKCSKLVSVEPRRV, encoded by the exons ATGGGGATCTCGGCGATGCAGCGATCGCGCCGGGCCTCGCCGGTGCTCTCCGGGGATTGGCCTCGCCGCTGTCTTTGGGGACTTCCCTGCACCTCTGCCCCCGTGCCCGCTGCCGCCCGCCTACCCTGGCCGCTGGAGAGCACGATCCGGTCCGCGGCCTCTGCCCCCTGCGGCCCTGCCCCGCCGCCTCCTTCTTATGAATCGCCGCTGACGCCTCCTTCCGGCGAGAGGCCGATCTGCCGCTCCCAG TTTTGGTTGTACAGTTGTCGCGAGAGCAAGAGATTGCTCGTGAAGTCCTGTAATCAGATAATGCTGATGGCGAAGACGGTGGTGAGATGGATGATGCCTTATCTGCACCTGCGCCTG CTTATCTCCATTTCCATTAGTTGGATATGTTTCTTGTGGCTTGAGCATAGCCGAG GAATGCATAAAGCAGTTCTTGGTCAGGCTGCCGATCTGCCAATTCATCGTGCCGAGGAACCTGAATCTCCTAGCCATACCTCCGTCAGTCTCACAGGAAAAGAGAAGAGCAGCCGTAAACACGACCGTGTAGATTGGACAAGAGAAGAACAGCCACAAAAATGCTCCAAGTTGGTCTCAGTCGAGCCAAGGAGAGTGTAG
- the LOC127316573 gene encoding uncharacterized protein isoform X4 → MGISAMQRSRRASPVLSGDWPRRCLWGLPCTSAPVPAAARLPWPLESTIRSAASAPCGPAPPPPSYESPLTPPSGERPICRSQFWLYSCRESKRLLVKSCNQIMLMAKTVVRWMMPYLHLRLECIKQFLVRLPICQFIVPRNLNLLAIPPSVSQEKRRAAVNTTV, encoded by the exons ATGGGGATCTCGGCGATGCAGCGATCGCGCCGGGCCTCGCCGGTGCTCTCCGGGGATTGGCCTCGCCGCTGTCTTTGGGGACTTCCCTGCACCTCTGCCCCCGTGCCCGCTGCCGCCCGCCTACCCTGGCCGCTGGAGAGCACGATCCGGTCCGCGGCCTCTGCCCCCTGCGGCCCTGCCCCGCCGCCTCCTTCTTATGAATCGCCGCTGACGCCTCCTTCCGGCGAGAGGCCGATCTGCCGCTCCCAG TTTTGGTTGTACAGTTGTCGCGAGAGCAAGAGATTGCTCGTGAAGTCCTGTAATCAGATAATGCTGATGGCGAAGACGGTGGTGAGATGGATGATGCCTTATCTGCACCTGCGCCTG GAATGCATAAAGCAGTTCTTGGTCAGGCTGCCGATCTGCCAATTCATCGTGCCGAGGAACCTGAATCTCCTAGCCATACCTCCGTCAGTCTCACAGGAAAAGAGAAGAGCAGCCGTAAACACGACCGTGTAG
- the LOC127316573 gene encoding uncharacterized protein isoform X1, with protein MGISAMQRSRRASPVLSGDWPRRCLWGLPCTSAPVPAAARLPWPLESTIRSAASAPCGPAPPPPSYESPLTPPSGERPICRSQFWLYSCRESKRLLVKSCNQIMLMAKTVVRWMMPYLHLRLLISISISWICFLWLEHSRGSCICEGMHKAVLGQAADLPIHRAEEPESPSHTSVSLTGKEKSSRKHDRVDWTREEQPQKCSKLVSVEPRRV; from the exons ATGGGGATCTCGGCGATGCAGCGATCGCGCCGGGCCTCGCCGGTGCTCTCCGGGGATTGGCCTCGCCGCTGTCTTTGGGGACTTCCCTGCACCTCTGCCCCCGTGCCCGCTGCCGCCCGCCTACCCTGGCCGCTGGAGAGCACGATCCGGTCCGCGGCCTCTGCCCCCTGCGGCCCTGCCCCGCCGCCTCCTTCTTATGAATCGCCGCTGACGCCTCCTTCCGGCGAGAGGCCGATCTGCCGCTCCCAG TTTTGGTTGTACAGTTGTCGCGAGAGCAAGAGATTGCTCGTGAAGTCCTGTAATCAGATAATGCTGATGGCGAAGACGGTGGTGAGATGGATGATGCCTTATCTGCACCTGCGCCTG CTTATCTCCATTTCCATTAGTTGGATATGTTTCTTGTGGCTTGAGCATAGCCGAG GATCTTGTATCTGTGAAGGAATGCATAAAGCAGTTCTTGGTCAGGCTGCCGATCTGCCAATTCATCGTGCCGAGGAACCTGAATCTCCTAGCCATACCTCCGTCAGTCTCACAGGAAAAGAGAAGAGCAGCCGTAAACACGACCGTGTAGATTGGACAAGAGAAGAACAGCCACAAAAATGCTCCAAGTTGGTCTCAGTCGAGCCAAGGAGAGTGTAG